A genomic segment from Bacillus cereus G9842 encodes:
- a CDS encoding DUF4018 domain-containing protein produces MKTWLYHIHDFILLLLLSLLTERDELISIAIFLTTGYIGVFLIHKFMQKKTTGFVILLVLQIVLFSLFLPFSLFGTIILPLFFFIVHVVGPGYPVQKSLGGIVWFVVSVIFYAPFPPLWKLLMLALHLMITFWLTGANRKQQLLRFASIITIGLMSILIVQIFPFIRLIFGFITEVVALGVGYALMPLIKAAELKDTEDVWANKGHLLKPKIEDGKKIPDFDPILINSATIIVCTAIAIYVVWKIVKKRKHLSLPNMHVFESTIITDKEGMSQNRFKRNKPPHNEIRKEIFKLESKLTPPLNRKRGETVEAWLERIHDEEDVNIQSDIIIDAYNTVRYSNGKSIVLLHEFKEEIHKLYAYQKHLKKRKK; encoded by the coding sequence TTGAAAACTTGGCTATATCACATTCATGATTTCATTCTGCTCCTCCTGCTTTCATTATTAACAGAAAGAGATGAACTAATTAGTATTGCAATATTTTTAACAACAGGCTATATTGGAGTATTTCTTATTCATAAATTTATGCAGAAAAAAACAACAGGATTTGTAATACTTTTAGTTCTTCAAATCGTTCTTTTCTCTTTATTTTTACCTTTTTCTCTTTTTGGCACAATCATATTACCACTATTTTTCTTTATCGTACATGTGGTCGGACCTGGATATCCAGTTCAAAAATCTTTAGGTGGTATTGTATGGTTTGTCGTTTCAGTTATATTTTATGCACCCTTTCCACCGTTGTGGAAACTATTAATGTTAGCCTTGCATCTTATGATTACATTTTGGTTAACCGGGGCAAATCGCAAACAACAACTATTACGTTTTGCTTCTATCATTACGATTGGCTTAATGAGTATATTAATTGTTCAAATATTTCCTTTCATTCGACTTATTTTTGGTTTTATAACGGAAGTAGTCGCATTAGGCGTCGGCTATGCTTTAATGCCATTAATTAAAGCAGCGGAATTAAAAGATACTGAAGATGTTTGGGCAAATAAAGGACATCTCTTAAAACCAAAAATTGAAGACGGAAAAAAAATTCCTGATTTTGATCCAATACTCATAAATAGCGCTACAATAATAGTCTGTACAGCTATCGCTATTTACGTCGTTTGGAAAATAGTAAAAAAACGAAAACATTTAAGTTTACCAAATATGCACGTCTTCGAATCTACTATCATTACTGATAAAGAAGGAATGAGCCAAAATCGTTTTAAACGAAATAAACCGCCACATAACGAAATTCGGAAGGAAATTTTCAAGCTAGAGAGTAAGTTAACCCCTCCTTTAAATAGAAAACGGGGAGAAACTGTTGAGGCTTGGCTAGAAAGAATACATGATGAAGAAGATGTAAATATTCAAAGTGATATTATTATAGATGCTTATAATACGGTGCGTTATTCAAATGGTAAAAGCATTGTACTTCTGCATGAATTTAAGGAAGAGATTCATAAGCTTTATGCATATCAAAAACATTTGAAGAAAAGAAAGAAATAA
- a CDS encoding MFS transporter, with the protein MQQNNDLNFEPQDVNIVNPKQARKAVIATGIGNAMEWFDFGLYAYLAVILSQLFFSGVDNSGLQLVLTFGTFAAAFLVRPIGGVFFGRIGDKYGRKIVLSTTIILMALSTLFIALLPTYEQIGVWAPILLLVARMIQGFSTGGEYSGAMVYIAESSPDKKRGILGSGLEIGTLSGYIAASVIVTILTLLLTDEQMLSWGWRIPFLVAAPIGLVGLYLRRHLDESPIFEEMEKAQEESEDNEQFSFMDIIKYHKKDFLLSTVIVAFFNITNYMILSYIPSYLTQVLKVEETTGLLIISITMALMIPLALYFGKLSDKIGNKRVVQIGLLGLTVFAIPAFLLIGNGHIAAIFAGIFVLGFFLSVYEGTLPSLLPSLFFTDVRYRALSISFNISVSIFGGTTPLVCSYLVHATGNPLAPAFYLAGVSIIGLVVFSVLFVTTSGRALKGSYPTVETKKEAHLIAKEDPEETLWWHEESLEIEAGKNASI; encoded by the coding sequence ATGCAACAAAATAATGATTTAAATTTTGAACCTCAAGACGTTAATATTGTCAATCCTAAACAAGCCAGGAAAGCAGTAATTGCTACTGGTATAGGAAACGCAATGGAGTGGTTTGACTTCGGATTATACGCGTATTTAGCGGTTATTTTAAGTCAATTATTCTTCTCAGGTGTTGATAATAGTGGATTGCAGCTTGTACTTACATTCGGTACATTTGCAGCAGCCTTTCTCGTTCGACCAATCGGAGGTGTATTCTTTGGTAGAATAGGAGATAAGTACGGCCGAAAAATCGTGTTAAGTACTACTATTATTTTAATGGCACTTTCTACATTATTCATCGCATTACTACCAACCTATGAACAAATTGGTGTATGGGCACCAATACTACTTTTAGTTGCCCGAATGATTCAAGGCTTCTCTACAGGCGGCGAATATTCAGGTGCAATGGTTTATATCGCAGAATCTTCTCCAGATAAAAAGCGTGGTATACTCGGTAGTGGTCTTGAAATTGGAACACTCTCAGGTTACATTGCTGCATCGGTAATTGTTACCATTTTGACGTTATTGTTAACAGATGAGCAAATGCTCAGCTGGGGATGGCGTATTCCGTTCTTAGTAGCTGCACCAATTGGTTTGGTCGGTTTATACTTACGCCGTCATCTAGATGAATCTCCAATCTTTGAAGAGATGGAAAAAGCACAAGAGGAATCTGAAGACAATGAACAATTTTCATTTATGGATATTATTAAATATCACAAAAAAGACTTCTTATTAAGCACAGTAATTGTCGCCTTCTTTAATATTACAAATTATATGATTCTTTCGTATATTCCTTCTTATCTAACTCAAGTACTTAAAGTCGAAGAAACAACAGGCTTATTAATTATTTCTATTACGATGGCACTTATGATTCCACTAGCACTATATTTCGGTAAGTTAAGTGATAAAATTGGTAATAAACGCGTTGTGCAAATTGGTTTACTTGGTTTAACTGTATTTGCAATTCCAGCATTTTTACTAATAGGTAACGGACATATTGCAGCTATATTTGCAGGTATTTTCGTACTAGGTTTCTTCTTAAGTGTATATGAAGGAACATTACCTTCATTATTACCATCACTCTTTTTCACCGATGTACGTTATCGAGCACTTTCGATCTCATTTAATATTTCTGTATCGATATTCGGTGGAACAACACCGCTCGTATGTTCATACTTAGTTCATGCAACTGGTAACCCGCTCGCACCGGCATTTTATTTAGCAGGTGTAAGTATTATTGGATTAGTTGTATTTAGTGTACTATTTGTTACGACTTCAGGGCGTGCGCTAAAAGGTTCATATCCTACAGTAGAAACGAAAAAAGAAGCACACCTAATCGCTAAAGAAGACCCTGAAGAAACACTTTGGTGGCATGAAGAGTCATTAGAAATTGAAGCAGGGAAGAATGCTTCCATTTAA
- a CDS encoding aspartate aminotransferase family protein, which translates to MSDWFQLDKEYMMSTYCRTEVAMERGEGCKLYDVDGKEYLDLFSGVGVNVLGYNHPKIVQTTMEQVAKSLHLPFHFLNPVAIEYAKKLVGCTLKSGKVFFTNSGTEATETTLKLIDKYRSIANEERDGVVVLKDSFHGRTLGALHFTRQEKVYQNFPKTSIPVYEVERENIDQLEETIIKENPIAIMLEPVLGSGGIYPLSSEYLHGVQNLCKKYNVLLVVDEVQSGMGRTGKLFAYQNFNITPDIIQIGKGAGGGIPLGGIIVGEKLCDVFSPGDHGTTFAHSSMGTALGLTVLNTLLDDGLMQEAYETSLYLNDKLQDIQKENSYYIQEVRHAGMMFGISVNDTNENVKKLQIELMNKGMLVDVTQGNIIRLLPPYIITKEEIDAFTYEFISCVHNIAATASI; encoded by the coding sequence ATGTCGGATTGGTTTCAATTAGATAAAGAATATATGATGTCTACATATTGTCGTACAGAGGTTGCAATGGAAAGGGGAGAAGGGTGTAAACTGTATGATGTAGATGGTAAAGAGTATTTAGATTTATTTTCTGGCGTAGGAGTAAATGTATTAGGATATAATCATCCTAAAATTGTACAAACGACAATGGAGCAAGTTGCGAAATCGTTGCATTTACCGTTTCATTTTTTAAACCCAGTTGCAATTGAGTATGCAAAGAAATTAGTAGGTTGTACTTTAAAAAGCGGAAAAGTCTTTTTTACAAACTCTGGTACGGAAGCGACAGAAACGACATTAAAATTAATTGATAAATATAGATCTATTGCGAATGAAGAGCGTGATGGAGTAGTTGTGTTAAAAGATAGTTTTCACGGGAGGACGTTAGGGGCACTACATTTTACGAGACAAGAAAAAGTATATCAAAATTTTCCTAAAACATCTATTCCTGTATATGAAGTAGAGCGCGAGAATATAGACCAATTAGAAGAAACCATTATTAAAGAAAATCCAATTGCGATTATGCTAGAGCCTGTTTTAGGTAGCGGGGGGATTTATCCTTTATCAAGTGAATATTTACATGGTGTTCAAAATTTATGTAAAAAATATAATGTACTTCTTGTCGTTGATGAAGTTCAAAGTGGAATGGGTCGAACGGGAAAACTATTTGCTTATCAAAATTTTAATATTACACCGGACATTATTCAAATCGGTAAAGGAGCAGGAGGCGGGATACCGCTAGGGGGAATTATTGTAGGTGAAAAGTTATGTGATGTATTTTCACCAGGAGATCACGGGACAACGTTTGCTCACTCATCAATGGGAACAGCATTAGGTTTAACTGTATTAAATACATTACTTGATGATGGGTTAATGCAAGAAGCTTATGAAACGTCACTATATTTAAATGACAAACTGCAAGACATTCAGAAAGAAAATTCTTATTATATTCAGGAAGTGCGTCATGCGGGGATGATGTTTGGGATAAGTGTGAATGACACGAATGAAAATGTGAAGAAATTACAGATTGAGTTAATGAATAAAGGGATGTTAGTCGATGTAACACAAGGGAATATTATTCGATTACTTCCGCCGTATATTATTACGAAAGAGGAAATTGACGCATTCACTTATGAATTTATTTCCTGTGTTCATAACATAGCTGCTACAGCAAGTATTTAA
- a CDS encoding catalase has protein sequence MDENYDKQGQSILGKDFNENDERNEQAKLHSQTVGSRGPVLEQDSVLHESLQEFIHEKILERPVHVKGFGAFGYFQTIYSMSEHTKLSFLQNSNEKVPVMVRFSLAVSTKGTPDTSRNVRGFSTKFYTKEGIFDLLCNHIPVFSVRDPMRFPETIKALLPSPKNNLIDPNRFWSFVAKAPESIHFVVRLYSNNGTVKSLRHIPGHSVNTYIWRNAEGNRKYVKYHWYPFEGVQYITSKEAIKLAAENPDYSGKDLYDAIENGKPVEYGLYVQLMDPKDEAHLSYDPLDDTKVWDEQTYPLIPVGKMVLNKNPENFMEQVEKVAFSPSNLLDGAELSDDKMLQGRANIYSDSQRRRIGPEFRKLTINQQQDWTPTKQITSGDGRYVEGKLERTSITKQNDFTQAGEFYTKLQPIEKEHLAENLASDLKVISDDIRKVVLGYFHKVSADLVNKIESAIQKL, from the coding sequence ATGGATGAAAACTATGATAAACAGGGGCAATCTATACTAGGGAAAGACTTTAATGAAAATGACGAACGTAATGAACAAGCTAAACTTCACTCTCAAACAGTTGGTTCACGTGGACCCGTACTAGAGCAAGATAGTGTACTGCATGAGTCATTACAAGAATTTATTCATGAAAAAATTTTAGAAAGACCTGTTCATGTAAAAGGATTTGGTGCGTTCGGTTATTTTCAAACGATATATTCGATGTCTGAACATACTAAATTAAGTTTTTTACAAAATTCTAATGAGAAAGTTCCTGTTATGGTGCGATTTTCGTTAGCTGTTAGTACGAAAGGAACACCGGATACTTCTAGAAATGTACGCGGTTTTTCCACAAAATTTTATACGAAAGAAGGCATTTTTGACCTTTTATGCAATCACATCCCTGTTTTTTCTGTTCGTGATCCTATGCGTTTCCCTGAAACAATTAAAGCATTATTGCCTTCACCTAAAAATAACTTAATAGACCCTAATAGATTTTGGAGTTTTGTCGCTAAAGCACCTGAATCTATTCATTTTGTTGTCCGTTTATACTCTAATAATGGTACAGTCAAAAGTCTTCGCCACATACCAGGACATAGTGTAAATACATACATTTGGAGAAATGCGGAAGGTAATCGAAAGTATGTAAAGTATCATTGGTACCCATTTGAAGGTGTACAGTACATTACTAGTAAAGAAGCAATTAAACTAGCTGCCGAAAATCCTGATTATAGCGGGAAAGATTTATATGATGCAATTGAAAATGGTAAACCAGTGGAGTATGGCTTATACGTCCAGCTCATGGATCCGAAAGATGAAGCGCACCTATCTTATGATCCTTTAGATGACACAAAAGTATGGGATGAACAGACGTATCCTCTCATACCAGTCGGGAAAATGGTATTAAATAAAAATCCTGAAAATTTTATGGAACAAGTAGAAAAAGTCGCATTTTCCCCTTCTAATTTACTGGATGGTGCAGAACTATCAGATGATAAAATGCTGCAAGGGCGCGCTAATATTTACAGTGATTCACAACGAAGAAGAATTGGTCCCGAATTTCGCAAATTAACGATTAACCAGCAGCAAGATTGGACACCGACTAAGCAAATAACGAGCGGTGACGGAAGATACGTTGAAGGTAAACTTGAAAGAACTTCTATAACAAAACAAAATGACTTTACGCAGGCTGGTGAATTTTATACGAAGTTACAGCCGATAGAAAAAGAACATCTCGCTGAAAACTTAGCTAGTGATTTGAAAGTTATATCCGATGATATTCGAAAGGTAGTTTTGGGGTATTTTCATAAAGTGTCAGCTGATTTGGTGAATAAAATTGAGAGTGCAATACAAAAGCTTTGA
- a CDS encoding adenine deaminase C-terminal domain-containing protein: protein MGQNHFKWSNKQLREHVEVLDGTRSPHILLKNVTYLNSYIREWMTAHIWIYNDRIVYVGEQLPKQLTECEVVDCEGKYVVPGYIEPHAHPYQLYNPETLANHAMQFGTTTFINDNLTLFFTLKREEAFRLLDEFNKIPASMYWWCRFDGQTELQNGESLFNSEEIVEWLQHEAVIQGGELTAWPKLLHGDDEMLHWVQETKRLHKKVEGHFPGASETTLAKLKLLGTDCDHEAMTGQEAFARLMQGYTVSLRNSSIRPDLEVLLKELLELGVKQFDRFILTTDGSHPSFYANGMTNVMISTAIKQGVPVIDAYHMASYNIARYYNMEHVHGSIATGRIANVNILESKENPVPTSVIAKGQWVKRDRVNKNESLLIEWSNFKVTPLLLDWTIEKEDMVFSNKAGIHLLNNVITKPYVSEIDLGLNELSIVHDECFLMMIARDGSWRVNTVVKGFANELGGLASSYSGTSDIILIGKSKEDMLTAFHRVKELGGGIVIAEKNEVLHEIALPLLGIMSDVKMSELIQEEKKMVNLLQARGYAYNDPAFTILFFSATHLPFIRVTPIGLYDVKSSKVVAPPVNLIKQY from the coding sequence ATGGGACAAAATCATTTTAAATGGAGTAATAAGCAATTACGAGAACATGTTGAAGTACTAGACGGCACAAGAAGTCCACACATATTATTAAAGAATGTAACATATTTAAATTCCTATATACGCGAGTGGATGACAGCGCACATTTGGATATATAATGATCGAATTGTATATGTAGGGGAGCAGCTGCCAAAGCAATTAACGGAGTGTGAAGTTGTTGATTGTGAAGGAAAGTATGTCGTACCCGGTTACATAGAACCCCATGCACATCCATATCAGTTGTATAACCCAGAGACGCTAGCGAATCATGCGATGCAGTTTGGGACAACAACTTTTATTAATGATAATTTAACTTTATTTTTCACATTAAAGCGTGAAGAAGCATTTCGTTTATTAGATGAATTCAATAAGATTCCAGCAAGTATGTATTGGTGGTGCCGTTTTGATGGACAGACTGAATTACAAAACGGGGAATCTTTGTTTAATAGTGAAGAAATAGTAGAGTGGCTACAGCATGAAGCGGTGATTCAAGGCGGCGAGCTAACAGCATGGCCCAAATTATTACATGGTGATGATGAAATGTTACATTGGGTGCAGGAAACGAAACGATTACATAAAAAAGTAGAAGGACATTTTCCAGGTGCATCTGAAACGACTTTAGCGAAGTTAAAACTGTTAGGTACAGATTGTGATCATGAGGCGATGACAGGGCAGGAAGCTTTCGCTCGTCTTATGCAAGGTTACACTGTTTCCCTAAGAAATTCTTCAATCCGTCCAGATTTAGAAGTTTTACTGAAAGAATTGTTGGAACTAGGCGTAAAGCAGTTTGATAGATTTATTCTTACTACAGACGGCTCACATCCTTCGTTTTATGCAAATGGAATGACAAACGTTATGATTTCTACCGCGATAAAACAAGGAGTGCCAGTAATAGATGCATACCATATGGCAAGTTATAATATTGCTCGCTATTATAATATGGAGCATGTGCATGGTTCAATTGCGACAGGTAGAATCGCCAATGTCAATATTTTAGAAAGTAAAGAAAATCCGGTGCCAACGAGTGTAATCGCAAAAGGACAATGGGTAAAGCGTGATAGAGTAAACAAAAATGAATCGTTACTTATAGAATGGAGTAACTTCAAAGTAACTCCACTACTGTTAGACTGGACCATAGAAAAAGAGGATATGGTTTTTTCTAATAAAGCAGGTATACACTTATTGAATAACGTTATAACAAAACCATACGTTAGCGAAATCGACTTAGGCCTTAATGAACTGTCTATTGTTCATGATGAATGTTTCCTCATGATGATTGCCCGTGATGGCAGTTGGCGAGTGAATACAGTTGTGAAAGGTTTTGCGAATGAATTAGGTGGCCTTGCTAGTTCTTATTCAGGTACAAGCGATATCATTCTTATTGGAAAGAGTAAAGAAGATATGCTTACAGCTTTTCATAGAGTAAAAGAGCTTGGCGGAGGGATTGTAATTGCTGAAAAGAATGAAGTATTGCACGAAATTGCATTACCATTGCTCGGGATTATGTCGGATGTAAAGATGAGTGAATTAATACAAGAAGAGAAAAAGATGGTGAACTTACTGCAAGCGCGAGGATATGCTTATAACGATCCAGCATTTACGATTTTATTCTTTTCTGCGACGCACTTGCCTTTTATACGAGTAACACCTATAGGATTATATGATGTGAAAAGTAGTAAGGTAGTTGCCCCGCCCGTGAATTTGATAAAGCAATATTAA
- a CDS encoding serine hydrolase domain-containing protein has product MKKCNSIKLASFAVLLAGTALFTPGFTVTAESTQNISSSSQVHDQKNRNGWKQVMQETVQLGAVGILAKASNNGKTSSFTAGLADLSTKKPVNSDYRFRIGSVTKSFTATTILQLVGEKRLQLDDPIEKWLPGLVQGNGYNGNQITIRQLLNHTSGIAEYLKSKDADIMNSKKTYTAEEIVKIGLSLPPDFSPGKDWLYSNTGYVILGMLIEKITGNSYAEEIEKRIIEPLDLSNTFLPGNSPVIPGKNHARGYVKMEGTGELKDITYYNPSLANAAGDMISNANDLNKFFSSLLGGKLLKERELKEMLTTVPIEGKGVGDAYGLGIYETKLPNGVSVWGHGGGIPGFTTFAGGVIGGKHTLAISLNSIGGVDIVPQFNKMMQIEFNK; this is encoded by the coding sequence ATGAAAAAATGTAATTCAATTAAGTTAGCAAGTTTTGCAGTTTTATTAGCGGGTACTGCTCTATTCACACCTGGTTTTACTGTGACTGCAGAGTCAACTCAAAATATTTCTAGTTCGTCACAAGTACATGATCAAAAGAATCGTAATGGCTGGAAACAAGTAATGCAGGAAACAGTACAGCTTGGTGCTGTAGGAATATTAGCTAAGGCGTCTAATAACGGAAAAACTAGTAGTTTTACTGCTGGCTTGGCGGACTTAAGTACAAAGAAACCGGTGAATTCGGATTATCGCTTTCGGATTGGTAGTGTGACGAAGTCGTTTACTGCCACGACTATTCTTCAATTAGTAGGAGAAAAGCGCTTACAACTTGACGATCCAATTGAAAAGTGGCTACCGGGTCTCGTGCAAGGAAATGGGTATAATGGTAATCAAATTACGATACGACAACTTTTGAATCATACGAGTGGTATCGCTGAATACTTAAAGTCAAAAGACGCGGACATAATGAATTCGAAAAAAACGTATACAGCAGAAGAAATAGTGAAAATAGGCCTTTCGCTGCCTCCAGATTTCTCGCCGGGTAAAGACTGGTTGTATTCAAACACAGGATACGTAATACTAGGAATGCTTATTGAAAAAATAACTGGAAATAGTTATGCGGAAGAAATCGAAAAGCGAATTATTGAACCTTTGGACCTATCAAATACGTTTTTACCAGGAAATTCACCCGTCATCCCAGGAAAGAATCATGCTCGTGGATATGTAAAAATGGAAGGAACAGGCGAGTTGAAAGATATTACTTATTATAATCCGAGTTTAGCTAATGCAGCTGGAGATATGATTTCTAATGCAAATGATTTAAATAAGTTCTTTTCATCTTTACTCGGTGGTAAGTTACTGAAGGAACGCGAGCTAAAAGAAATGCTTACTACAGTTCCTATAGAAGGAAAAGGGGTTGGTGACGCATACGGTCTTGGAATCTATGAGACTAAACTTCCAAACGGTGTTTCAGTTTGGGGGCATGGAGGAGGAATTCCTGGATTTACAACTTTTGCTGGGGGAGTAATTGGAGGCAAACATACATTGGCTATCAGTCTCAACTCTATAGGTGGGGTCGATATTGTTCCACAGTTTAATAAAATGATGCAAATTGAATTTAATAAATAG
- a CDS encoding DUF3902 family protein, giving the protein MKSVLKSILISFVFSAVGMCWLLYVLFKGDGDWLLSWIGVLMAYLSLYTLIDLYCKNTYDKKINKWLIKTSVTSFSFAVLGISFCIIHELLTPWSLSLMVWYWLLMLVLFLTTIISLISLVFVNRKNHNFTVGYKMLILLNVFLTLGPVLWPLLLSIIGNGMNASAGW; this is encoded by the coding sequence ATGAAATCGGTATTAAAAAGCATACTTATTTCCTTTGTTTTTTCTGCAGTAGGTATGTGTTGGTTACTGTACGTATTATTCAAAGGGGACGGAGACTGGTTATTGTCTTGGATAGGTGTATTAATGGCATATTTATCTTTATATACTTTAATAGATTTATATTGTAAAAATACATACGATAAAAAAATAAATAAATGGCTTATAAAAACATCGGTGACTAGTTTTAGTTTTGCTGTATTAGGAATCTCATTTTGTATCATACATGAGCTATTAACACCATGGAGTCTTAGTTTAATGGTGTGGTATTGGTTGCTAATGTTAGTATTATTTTTAACGACTATAATATCATTAATCAGTTTAGTATTTGTTAATCGTAAAAATCACAATTTCACCGTTGGATATAAAATGCTCATACTTCTAAATGTATTTCTTACATTGGGACCAGTATTATGGCCGCTATTACTTTCTATTATTGGAAATGGTATGAATGCTAGTGCGGGCTGGTAA
- a CDS encoding SMI1/KNR4 family protein: MENINQLIKKVKSLPNCRVQEPTELPLIDKNKHMLPGDLKEFYSLCGGLTLFENEEYPIHIVTPKGFILANPVIVGELCEEDISSTWYIICNDGKDEYLTIDLSEERLGRCYDSFFDRHGIVGESQIIATSFTDLLEKLIKNNGQYCYWLKSEFESLGDAYDDQE, translated from the coding sequence ATGGAAAATATTAATCAGTTGATTAAAAAAGTAAAATCATTACCTAATTGTCGAGTTCAGGAGCCTACAGAATTACCGTTAATTGATAAGAATAAGCATATGCTACCAGGTGATTTAAAAGAATTTTATAGTCTTTGTGGTGGTCTAACTTTATTTGAAAATGAGGAATATCCTATTCATATTGTTACCCCAAAGGGGTTTATTTTGGCTAATCCCGTAATTGTAGGAGAGTTATGTGAAGAAGATATTTCATCAACTTGGTATATTATATGCAATGATGGCAAGGATGAATATTTAACAATAGATCTTAGTGAAGAAAGACTAGGTAGATGTTATGATAGTTTCTTTGATCGGCATGGAATAGTTGGGGAGTCGCAAATTATTGCCACTTCATTCACTGACTTACTTGAAAAACTTATTAAGAATAATGGACAATATTGTTATTGGCTAAAGAGTGAATTTGAATCACTGGGTGATGCTTATGATGATCAAGAGTGA
- a CDS encoding PoNe immunity protein domain-containing protein, with the protein MRDILKNEDYFEDYLNRQNNRIEKYKELAMKVKNERPNDLGSIKRAYGYIESICIDKFNCLYSMGRPMEVLRDFYPEIIEAMKKGWSGKYRYIDLLWVLSIGIMLDVSKDYIIELEKLVEKEKLNDYLIDFLFSYKDENWEGNTTEFIFADPYKSIYRVVNAKNKEESVSVKELKEYLEGKWYKGHSDTGWYDSHENKNDIYNGYWSYESGAIVKILKLDDSSLKNTLYYPYDMVHYQGK; encoded by the coding sequence ATGAGAGATATTTTAAAAAATGAAGATTATTTCGAGGATTATTTAAATAGACAGAATAATAGAATAGAAAAGTATAAAGAATTAGCAATGAAAGTAAAAAATGAAAGACCAAATGATTTAGGTAGTATTAAAAGAGCTTATGGATATATTGAATCAATTTGTATTGATAAATTTAATTGTTTATATTCAATGGGAAGACCTATGGAAGTACTAAGAGATTTTTACCCCGAAATAATTGAGGCGATGAAAAAGGGGTGGAGTGGCAAATATAGATATATAGATTTATTGTGGGTTCTTTCTATTGGGATAATGCTAGATGTTTCAAAAGATTATATAATTGAATTAGAAAAGTTGGTAGAAAAAGAGAAACTGAATGATTATTTGATTGATTTTTTATTTAGTTATAAAGATGAAAATTGGGAAGGGAATACCACAGAATTTATCTTTGCAGACCCATATAAATCAATTTATCGTGTGGTCAATGCAAAGAATAAAGAAGAATCAGTATCAGTAAAGGAATTGAAAGAATATTTAGAGGGAAAATGGTATAAGGGGCATAGTGATACAGGCTGGTATGATTCACATGAAAATAAAAATGATATCTACAATGGTTATTGGAGTTACGAAAGCGGAGCAATCGTAAAGATTTTAAAATTAGATGATTCAAGTTTAAAAAATACTTTATACTACCCTTATGATATGGTGCATTATCAAGGAAAATAA